One Alicyclobacillus acidoterrestris DNA window includes the following coding sequences:
- a CDS encoding methyl-accepting chemotaxis protein, which produces MNDRYQEGHLEETVLDGAASLADEPGTEEMEASEQVSGASSVSAEEVAATIASDALFPSVPVDGAEAKSHKGFARYRSIRWKVGGSFAIVILMTIVIGIVAVARMFALQSEVQTLANHDLEVVQQSNELKQQLLTLEVDMRGYLITGNSQLMSDYDDITSKYLQSFSQLGDLLAGEPAVQADLKNTQAGFTQYVDYADGLVNLRNSGEGSEAIQEESNGDGDKAENLANKGLDNIVANAQQSAQQMADRLKMTVEETMAVLGILSIIAIVVGVLAGIPATMSTPRNINRVTRMLKEIASAGGDLTKRIEGVKSQDEVAELANATNELLGSIASLVANISQHSDTLAASAQQMTASTDETARAVNEIAVIAGDFANVSEQAVAALDELNEALVSIQHHGDDTASRADGVATAVKNVSATTERGQHLVEQAQESMQMIQQIAERTNTSVHNLSESSEAIAEIVGTIRTIAEETNLLALNASIEAARAGDAGRGFAVVAQEVRQLAEQSREATARIHEIIGRSLELVTEVTAAMSDSVQSVVDGRAVFERTHSAFLDIRQAVEEVVPSTVDIVERAATQKTLIDAGQTRIRKLNELMEQVAAGSQNNAASSEETLATVEEIAASSHELAEIAQSLQNAVGRFQI; this is translated from the coding sequence TTGAACGACAGATATCAAGAAGGCCATCTCGAGGAAACGGTTCTCGACGGGGCGGCATCTCTTGCTGACGAGCCGGGCACCGAGGAGATGGAGGCGTCCGAGCAAGTTTCCGGGGCGTCGAGCGTTTCTGCGGAAGAGGTCGCTGCGACTATCGCAAGTGATGCGCTGTTCCCGAGTGTACCGGTCGACGGCGCAGAGGCAAAAAGTCACAAGGGGTTCGCTCGTTACCGGTCGATCCGCTGGAAAGTCGGTGGGTCCTTCGCGATTGTGATTCTCATGACGATTGTCATCGGCATTGTGGCGGTGGCGCGGATGTTTGCCTTGCAAAGCGAGGTACAAACGTTGGCCAACCACGATTTAGAAGTGGTTCAACAATCCAATGAGTTAAAACAGCAATTGTTGACGTTGGAGGTCGATATGCGGGGATACCTCATTACCGGTAACTCGCAGCTGATGTCGGACTACGACGATATTACGAGTAAATATTTGCAGTCGTTTTCGCAATTGGGCGATTTGTTGGCGGGAGAGCCGGCAGTTCAAGCAGACCTCAAGAACACGCAGGCGGGGTTCACGCAATACGTCGATTACGCGGATGGACTTGTCAATTTGCGCAATAGTGGTGAAGGGTCAGAAGCCATTCAAGAGGAATCCAACGGGGATGGCGATAAGGCGGAAAATCTTGCGAATAAAGGGTTGGACAACATCGTCGCGAACGCTCAGCAGTCGGCGCAACAGATGGCAGACCGCTTGAAGATGACGGTTGAGGAAACGATGGCCGTTCTCGGCATTCTCTCTATCATCGCAATTGTCGTGGGCGTCCTTGCGGGTATTCCGGCGACGATGAGCACGCCGCGCAACATTAATCGCGTGACGCGGATGCTCAAGGAGATTGCCTCGGCCGGAGGCGACTTAACCAAGCGCATCGAAGGGGTTAAGAGCCAGGACGAAGTCGCGGAGCTTGCAAATGCCACGAATGAACTGCTGGGATCGATTGCGAGCCTGGTGGCCAATATCAGTCAACATTCCGATACGCTTGCGGCGAGTGCACAGCAGATGACGGCAAGTACCGACGAGACGGCGCGGGCTGTCAACGAGATTGCTGTCATAGCTGGTGACTTTGCCAATGTCAGTGAGCAGGCGGTTGCGGCGCTAGATGAATTGAACGAGGCGCTCGTCTCGATTCAACATCACGGTGACGATACGGCATCGCGCGCGGATGGTGTCGCGACTGCGGTGAAAAACGTGTCTGCCACCACAGAGCGCGGTCAGCATCTGGTCGAGCAGGCGCAGGAATCGATGCAGATGATTCAGCAAATCGCTGAACGCACGAATACGAGCGTGCACAACCTAAGCGAGTCGTCAGAGGCGATTGCAGAGATTGTCGGGACGATTCGAACGATTGCGGAGGAGACGAACCTGCTGGCGCTCAACGCTTCGATTGAGGCCGCACGCGCGGGCGATGCCGGACGCGGTTTTGCGGTCGTCGCACAGGAAGTGCGCCAATTGGCAGAACAGAGCCGCGAAGCGACTGCGCGAATCCATGAGATCATCGGTCGCAGCCTAGAGCTTGTCACGGAAGTGACGGCGGCGATGTCTGATAGCGTGCAATCCGTTGTGGATGGACGTGCGGTATTTGAGCGGACACACAGTGCCTTCCTCGATATTCGCCAAGCCGTGGAGGAAGTGGTTCCGTCGACCGTCGATATCGTGGAACGCGCGGCGACACAAAAGACGCTCATCGATGCGGGTCAAACGCGCATCCGGAAGTTGAATGAGTTGATGGAACAGGTGGCGGCCGGATCGCAAAACAACGCGGCCAGCAGTGAAGAGACGTTGGCCACGGTCGAAGAGATTGCAGCGTCCTCTCACGAGTTGGCTGAAATTGCGCAATCCCTGCAAAATGCCGTCGGGCGGTTTCAGATTTAA